A single genomic interval of Puntigrus tetrazona isolate hp1 chromosome 1, ASM1883169v1, whole genome shotgun sequence harbors:
- the LOC122346953 gene encoding protocadherin-8-like: MRGAFSGRVLWHWWTAHVALLSFLSTSAAGMTIKYQIYEEDALSTVIGNLATDTASNLSDGSKTGFKMMNRFNASFIRLREKDGQLTIGERIDREKICKHTIRCLIAFDVVSVSNEKFRLIHVEVEVKDINDHAPVFPRKECTLEISENAALGTRVPLDVAADEDVGSNYIQSYQISVNSHFTIDVLSRADGVKYAELVLLKELDRETHASYVLELDATDGGNPPRSSSTKINIKVKDFNDNSPVFDRNGFSVDVLEDAPVGFLLVDFNAVDPDEGLNGEVVYGFGNQVPSEIRQHFSVDRKSGRLTLESPLDFESKKTYEFDVQASDLGPNPIPSVCKVVVQVQDVNDNAPEIAITPMTSVTAGIAYITEAAAKESFVALVSISDKDSGANGDIHCTLYGHNHFKLQQAYEDSFMIVTTSSLDREKISEYNLTVVAEDLGSPPFRTVKQYTIRLSDENDNAPVFSKPVFEVSLMENNAPGAYITTLVARDLDLGQNSKITYKLMDDNIIGSPVSSFVSLDPSSGSLYALRTFNFEVLKQLQLRVQASDGGAPPLRSSAVVHLKIVDQNDNAPSITQPAPINGSAEVLLPKDAPSGSVITQVRARDADEGVNAELSFGISGAVASEFSINSATGEVHLNRELSRDFYENPRITVTVSDNGRPSLTATVTIHFLIAASLPSGRRRNVFAHKTVEETQEGDHSLIIIVVLAGSCAFLFLAIIIIASTCNKRKADSRGHSGKEDGVQGKGNHIDPLISVHSDIVFDIHPYSSATTFPGLIQRGSSEDSARVSEDGPRDPEDEGFSAVPSYGKDAMRQMKIWKGTSYATISAREPHSGKDSGVGDSDYNDSDSDTSGDGLRKDEHQSSSQDGLWACTSECKILGHSDHCWSPTASRTDCSLTRSFAKSGSPPQDALRRENYNQAHIPKTVGLQSVCEKVLRREYDYI; the protein is encoded by the exons GGTTTCAAAATGATGAATCGGTTCAATGCGTCTTTTATTAGACTGCGAGAAAAAGACGGACAGCTAACGATAGGAGAACGAATAGACAGAGAAAAAATATGCAAGCATACGATCCGGTGTCTCATTGCTTTCGACGTTGTGAGTGTCTCGAATGAGAAGTTTAGATTGATTCACGTCGAAGTGGAAGTGAAGGACATCAACGACCACGCTCCGGTGTTCCCCAGGAAGGAGTGCACGCTGGAGATCTCCGAAAATGCAGCGCTCGGCACTAGAGTCCCCTTAGACGTCGCCGCGGACGAGGACGTGGGCTCCAACTACATACAGAGCTACCAAATATCAGTGAACAGCCACTTTACCATCGACGTGCTGAGCAGAGCTGATGGGGTTAAATATGCAGAGTTGGTGCTGCTGAAAGAATTAGACAGGGAGACGCACGCCTCCTATGTTTTGGAGCTCGATGCAACGGACGGAGGAAATCCACCGAGGTCCAGCAGCACGAAAATCAACATCAAAGTAAAAGACTTCAATGACAACAGTCCCGTGTTCGACCGGAACGGTTTTTCGGTCGATGTACTGGAGGACGCACCGGTGGGATTCTTGCTCGTGGACTTCAACGCGGTGGACCCCGACGAGGGTTTGAATGGGGAGGTCGTGTACGGCTTCGGGAATCAAGTGCCTTCGGAGATCCGCCAGCATTTCAGCGTTGACCGAAAATCCGGGCGGCTGACCCTCGAGAGCCCGTTAGATTTCGAGAGCAAGAAAACCTACGAGTTCGATGTACAGGCATCCGACCTGGGTCCTAACCCGATCCCGTCCGTCTGCAAAGTGGTTGTTCAAGTGCAGGACGTGAACGACAACGCACCGGAAATCGCGATCACCCCCATGACCTCAGTCACCGCGGGGATAGCGTACATCACGGAGGCTGCTGCTAAAGAGAGCTTCGTGGCTCTGGTCAGCATCTCGGACAAGGACTCGGGCGCTAACGGAGACATCCACTGTACCCTCTATGGGCACAATCACTTCAAACTCCAGCAGGCCTACGAGGACAGCTTTATGATTGTAACGACGTCTTCGCTGGACAGAGAAAAGATTTCAGAGTATAACCTGACTGTTGTAGCCGAGGACCTGGGATCGCCTCCGTTCAGAACAGTTAAGCAGTATACTATAAGACTGAGTGATGAGAACGACAACGCTCCTGTGTTCAGCAAACCGGTCTTTGAGGTCTCCTTGATGGAGAACAACGCTCCGGGGGCATACATCACTACTTTGGTGGCCAGAGACCTTGACTTGGGGCAAAATAGCAAAATCACCTATAAGCTCATGGATGACAACATCATAGGCTCTCCGGTGTCGAGCTTCGTCTCTCTAGACCCCTCTTCTGGCTCTCTGTACGCGCTCAGAACTTTTAATTTCGAGGTCCTCAAACAGCTGCAGCTGCGCGTTCAAGCGAGCGACGGGGGCGCGCCGCCGCTCCGAAGCAGCGCCGTCGTTCATCTTAAAATAGTCGATCAGAACGACAACGCTCCGTCCATCACGCAGCCCGCGCCGATCAACGGTTCCGCGGAGGTCCTGCTGCCCAAAGACGCGCCCTCGGGCTCCGTTATAACGCAGGTGCGTGCCAGGGACGCCGACGAAGGCGTCAACGCGGAACTGTCGTTCGGCATCTCCGGAGCTGTCGCCTCCGAGTTCTCCATAAACAGCGCCACCGGAGAAGTTCATCTGAATCGTGAACTCAGCCGCGACTTTTACGAAAACCCGAGAATAACGGTAACCGTCAGCGACAACGGGAGACCTTCCCTGACCGCGACGGTCACGATCCACTTCTTGATAGCGGCGTCTCTCCCGAGTGGACGCAGGCGCAATGTGTTCGCGCACAAAACAGTCGAAGAGACCCAGGAGGGGGATCACTCGCTCATTATAATAGTCGTGCTGGCGGGAAGCTGCGCGTTTCTGTTTTTAGCCATTATCATAATAGCGTCCACTTGTAATAAGCGGAAGGCGGACAGTCGCGGCCATTCTGGAAAGGAGGACGGCGTTCAGGGCAAGGGAAACCACATCGACCCGCTTATTTCGGTTCACAGTGACATCGTTTTCGATATCCACCCTTACTCGAGCGCCACGACTTTTCCCGGCTTGATCCAGAGAGGCAGCTCTGAGGACAGCGCGCGCGTCTCTGAAGATGGCCCGCGTGACCCGGAGGACGAG GGGTTTTCCGCTGTGCCTAGCTACGGCAAAGACGCGATGAGACAAATGAAAATTTGGAAAGGCACCTCGTACGCGACCATATCAGCTCGAGAGCCTCACAGCGGAAAGGACAGCGGGGTCGGAGACAGCGACTACAACGACAGCGATTCAGATACAAGCGGCGACGGCTTGAGGAAAGACGAGCATCAGAGCAGCAGTCAGGATG gtCTCTGGGCATGTACAAGTGAGTGTAAGATTTTGGGCCACTCCGATCACTGCTGGAGCCCGACCGCTTCCAGGACCGACTGCAGTCTAACACGCTCATTCGCCAAGTCAGGTTCACCTCCACAAGACGCTCTCAGGAGAGAAAACTACAACCAAGCTCACATTCCAAAAACTGTGGGACTACAGAGCGTCTGTGAGAAAGTATTACGTAGAGAATACGactatatataa
- the fhdc1 gene encoding FH2 domain-containing protein 1 — protein MLVMASVATAEESASDHTTPVVNPLLFDPSTTSSNDPSLGHDGTSCPPAAPPPPPPPPPPPPQAPGHPHASRKKRRVRSFFWKTIPEEKVRGKPNIWTLAVRQQQYQIDVRTVEELFGQQEEVRTQTSSGHPRAGRSRGSFKESKDEISILDSKRGMNIGIFLKQFKKSNHAIVEDISLGNSKQYGAEPLKELLKLLPEAEEVKRLQEFKGDPSKLTLVDSFMFLLTQVPRFDVRIEAMVLQEEFLPSCAVMSREINIVRQATDELMTCEELHAILHLVLQAGNIMNAGGYAGNAVGFKLSSLLSLADTKANKPGMNLLHFVALEAQKKDEALLKFPEKLTHVQSAARISVENIEGEFSSLYVKTRSLEQKIQDDVELQKQLDPFLQSSTQALQDLKHRRLDLRKEGNALIDFFCEDKDTFKLDECFRIFQDFCLKFKKAVKDNRDRELKEEARQRRLRELEERRCAWGSASIESGGFGRSSSENDVDVLTKEGLLDFLLQSRPQSPHSPHSPLGRSASARRYHHTELISGSAASDYTKFSSLPRSSRNHQRKTMPWLVLQDDNRELGPQSHVYQEKVATSPRAETEPISPLARYSSFGYNMNNDPYNNNNYTSLSEGGVTPQLSNAKHVFHGTSGQSVGHMSVSVEKHKLVTGLQPFEITSQINNNSHVSVDNQHEVFVTDLEREEDSPKAFVLDTPPSSRSSEEPEKVWSDKRISSQREEADTSTFSSTTCDTPLPLDPSASSKKPVLYVMDCTETDCSIVLDCSEIESSPIIKERSELNPKSQDANFSRVIQDTNSLSSNFESTDCHFVSTSSDEPLAGRVDQVCPESVSPSVTTEEAETDSCDTAEGRRVGEKAVQTGSPKTLVKTKTTSKVIAHASRPTRNLTATETQNMRKVVPITRQNRSSSSMRKVEKPSGHENIEARRPLRDQSMPARRGERQGRPARHSSLPPEDPRAQRAATPSSSRWARDSTQHRPSIKKTNPKPVRNISKPAPEEKMCRSTMRALAQAQAQGTAEVCTPDSPSNTQKSSSPLPSFARNTVASSSRSKKDMPLPAVTGTPSKSLARASSQRLPGGRTESVSSGPLPRSEDKLGGSIRRVQSVRASSRSSDTPPLQSGREHSLKSSSFSERSTQIRDSISSRTNKPTWK, from the exons ATGCTTGTCATGGCAAGTGTGGCTACTGCGGAGGAGTCGGCAAGCGACCATACCACACCAGTAGTAAATCCGCTGCTCTTTGACCCCTCCACGACCTCCTCAAATGACCCTAGTCTCGGACACGACGGCACTTCCTGCCCTCCAGCAGCACCTCCACCACcgcctccacctcctccaccaCCACCTCAGGCACCAGGCCATCCTCATGCTTCACGCAAGAAACGACGGGTACGGAGCTTCTTCTGGAAAACCATTCCTGAGGAGAAGGTTCGGGGCAAACCGAATATTTGGACTCTAGCGGTGAGACAGCAGCAGTATCAAATTGACGTGAGGACAGTAGAGGAGCTCTTCGGCCAGCAAGAAGAGGTTCGAACCCAGACAAGCAGCGGACATCCTCGTGCTGGAAGGTCCAGAGGTTCATTTAAAGAGAGCAAGGATGAG ATCAGCATCTTAGACTCCAAGAGAGGAATGAACATTGGAATTTTCCTCAAACAGTTCAAGAA GTCCAATCATGCAATAGTAGAAGACATTAGTCTGGGCAACAGTAAGCAATATGGAGCTGAACCACTGAAAGAACTTCTTAAACTTCTACCTGAAGCAGAGGAG GTGAAGAGATTGCAGGAATTCAAAGGAGACCCAAGTAAGCTGACACTGGTTGATTCCTTCATGTTCCTGCTGACTCAAGTGCCACG cTTTGATGTGCGCATTGAGGCCATGGTGCTTCAGGAGGAGTTCCTGCCATCCTGTGCAGTCATGAGTCGTGAGATTAACATTGTGCGGCAGGCTACTGACG AACTAATGACTTGTGAAGAGCTCCATGCAATTCTACATTTGGTTCTCCAAGCAGGAAATATCATGAATGCA GGTGGCTATGCTGGCAATGCTGTGGGCTTCAAACTGTCTTCACTTCTCTCTCTGGCTGACACGAAGGCCAACAAGCCTGGCATGAACCTGCTTCATTTTGTGGCACTA GAAGCACAGAAAAAGGATGAAGCCCTTTTGAAATTCCCAGAGAAGCTAACGCATGTTCAAAGTGCAGCCAG aaTTTCAGTAGAAAATATAGAAGGAGAGTTTTCCTCTCTCTATGTCAAAACGCGTTCTTTGGAACAGAAGATTCAAGATGACGTTGAGCTGCAAAAGCAGCTAGATCCATTTTTGCAG aGCTCAACACAGGCCCTGCAGGACCTTAAACATCGCAGGCTGGACTTGCGCAAAGAGGGTAATGCCCTCATTGACTTCTTCTGTGAAGACAAAGACACCTTCAAACTGGATGAGTGCTTTAGGATTTTCCAAGATTTCTGCCTAAAGTTCAAAAAAGCTGTAAAG GACAACCGGGACAGGGAACTGAAGGAGGAAGCTAGACAGCGTCGCTTACGGGAACTGGAGGAGAGACGGTGTGCTTGGGGTTCAGCCAGTATTGAGTCAGGTGGTTTTGGTCGTAGCAGCAGCGAAAATGATGTTGATGTCCTTACCAAAGAAGGCCTCCTGGACTTCTTGCTTCAATCGAGACCTCAAAGCCCCCACAGTCCCCACAGTCCTTTGGGGCGCTCAGCTAGTGCCCGTCGTTACCATCACACAGAGCTGATATCTGGGTCTGCAGCAAGTGACTATACAAAATTCAGCAGCCTGCCACGTTCAAGCAGGAACCATCAGCGAAAGACCATGCCATGGCTTGTCTTACAGGATGATAATAGGGAGCTGGGTCCACAAAGTCATGTTTACCAAGAGAAGGTGGCAACTTCACCAAGGGCTGAGACTGAACCCATCAGTCCTTTGGCTAGATACTCAAGTTTCGGCTACAACATGAACAATGATccctacaataataataattacacttCTCTCTCTGAAGGTGGAGTTACGCCTCAATTAAGTAACGCAAAGCATGTCTTTCATGGGACGTCTGGTCAAAGTGTTGGACACATGAGTGTTTCTGTGGAGAAACACAAACTAGTTACTGGCCTTCAACCCTTTGAGATAACCAGCCAGATCAATAATAACAGTCATGTGTCTGTGGACAACCAGCATGAAGTGTTTGTAACAGATCTGGAAAGGGAAGAAGACTCTCCTAAAGCATTTGTCCTTGACACACCCCCATCTAGCAGGAGTTCTGAGGAACCAGAAAAAGTATGGAGTGATAAAAGAATCTCATCACAGAGGGAGGAAGCTGACACAAGTACCTTTTCCTCAACAACTTGTGACACCCCACTGCCCCTGGATCCCTCTGCGTCCAGTAAAAAACCTGTGTTGTATGTCATGGACTGCACCGAAACCGATTGTTCCATTGTGTTGGACTGTTCTGAGATTGAGAGCTCTCCTATCATAAAAGAAAGATCTGAACTTAACCCAAAGTCACAGGATGCCAACTTTTCAAGAGTTATTCAGGACACCAATTCCCTTTCCTCTAATTTTGAGTCCACTGACTGTCACTTTGTGTCGACGTCAAGTGATGAACCACTTGCCGGAAGGGTCGATCAAGTATGTCCAGAATCAGTCAGCCCATCTGTAACTACTGAAGAGGCAGAGACAGATAGCTGTGACACAGCTGAAGGGCGAAGAGTTGGCGAGAAAGCAGTCCAGACCGGTAGCCCCAAAACACTTGTCAAAACCAAGACAACATCCAAAGTAATTGCTCATGCCAGCCGTCCCACAAGAAACCTCACAGCAACTGAGACTCAGAACATGCGCAAGGTGGTACCCATTACAAGGCAGAATCGCTCTAGTAGCAGTATGAGGAAAGTCGAAAAACCTTCTGGACATGAGAACATTGAAGCCAGGCGTCCACTTCGTGACCAAAGCATGCCAGCCAGGAGAGGCGAGAGGCAAGGTAGACCTGCGCGCCATTCAAGCCTCCCTCCAGAAGATCCCAGGGCACAACGAGCAGCGACACCGAGCAGCTCTCGGTGGGCAAGGGACTCGACTCAACACAGACCCTCTATCAAGAAAACCAACCCTAAACCTGTTcgtaacatttcaaaaccagCACCAGAGGAAAAGATGTGTCGTTCTACAATGCGTGCCTTGGCCCAAGCTCAGGCCCAAGGAACCGCAGAGGTATGTACACCTGACAGTCCCAGCAACACCCAGAAAAGTTCTTCGCCTTTGCCTAGCTTTGCTCGCAACACTGTGGCATCCTCTTCCAGATCTAAAAAAGACATGCCCTTACCAGCTGTAACAGGAACACCGTCAAAGAGCCTAGCCAGGGCTAGCTCTCAGAGGCTGCCTGGTGGTAGAACGGAATCTGTCAGTAGCGGACCTTTGCCAAGGAGCGAGGATAAACTAGGGGGGTCTATTAGGAGGGTCCAGAGTGTAAGGGCTTCTAGTCGAAGCAGTGACACACCCCCCCTGCAGTCTGGACGAGAGCACTCTCTTAAAAGTAGCAGTTTCTCTGAGAGATCCACACAAATTAGAGACTCCATCTCGAGCAGGACCAACAAACCCACATGGAAGTAG
- the arfip1 gene encoding arfaptin-1, with amino-acid sequence MNEGVVQVGPYTGSPSQATTPKVAPSPAAASRLARSISDSQVETQRGALREQQMGGAVVLADDIKSPAIEKLELMRKWSINTYKCTKQILSEKLGRGSRTVDLELEAQIEVLRDNKRKYEHVIKLAQTLCAQLAQMLQTQRQLGDAFADLSLKTPELHEEFGYNAETQKLVAKNGETLLGAINFFIANVKTLVDKTIEDTLINIKQYEAARIEYDAYRTDLEELNLGPRDANTLPKIELSQQQFQIHREKYEKMRNDVSVKLKFLEENKVKVLHNQLILFHNAIAAYFAGNQQQLEQTLKQFHIKLKLPGGETPSWLEEH; translated from the exons ATGAATGAGGGAGTGGTCCAAGTGGGGCCATATACAG GGTCGCCATCTCAAGCCACCACACCTAAAGTTGCCCCCAGTCCTGCAGCAGCCAGCCGGCTAGCTCGCAGCATCAGTGATAGTCAGGTGGAGACACAGAGAG GTGCTTTGAGAGAGCAGCAGATGGGAGGAGCGGTGGTCCTTGCTGATGATATAAAGAGTCCTGCCATAGAGAAACTGGAGCTGATGAGGAAGTGGAGCATCAACACTTACAAA TGCACTAAGCAGATTCTGTCAGAGAAGTTAGGCCGTGGATCCCGTACAGTTGATCTGGAGCTGGAGGCGCAGATCGAGGTTCTCCGTGACAACAAACGAAAGTATGAGCATGTTATCAAGCTGGCGCAGACACTTTGCGCTCAGCTAGCGCAGATGCTGCAGACGCAGAGACAGCTGGGAGACGCGTTTGCTGACCTTAGTCTCAAGACGCCTGAGCTACAT gAGGAATTTGGCTACAATGCTGAGACCCAAAAACTAGTGGCAAAAAATGGAGAAACTCTGTTGGGAGCTATCAACTTCTTTATCGCCAACGTTAAAACTCTAGTAGATAAAACTATAGAAGACACCTTGATCAACATTAAGCAATACGAAGCAGCAAG GATTGAGTATGACGCGTATCGCACAGATTTAGAGGAGCTCAATCTGGGTCCCCGGGACGCCAACACGCTCCCCAAGATCGAGCTGTCACAGCAACAGTTCCAGATCCACCGCGAGAAATATGAAAAGATGCGTAATGATGTCTCGGTTAAACTCAAGTTTCTGGAGGAAAACAAG GTGAAGGTTTTACACAACCAGCTGATTCTCTTCCACAACGCCATCGCAGCGTACTTCGCCGGCAACCAACAGCAGCTGGAACAGACCCTTAAACAGTTCCACATCAAGCTAAAGTTACCAGGAGGAGAAACCCCGTCTTGGCTGGAGGAGCACTGA